A window of the Tachysurus fulvidraco isolate hzauxx_2018 chromosome 6, HZAU_PFXX_2.0, whole genome shotgun sequence genome harbors these coding sequences:
- the tank gene encoding TRAF family member-associated NF-kappa-B activator isoform X4, with translation MERNIGDPLNKAYEAYRNISIENENAKKLLQEKTEQFQRYSQQLEKKIEDQEQEISELKAQLNSIKLASGEVKCCETAHQKQETERLSPNIQWPGNSSSSHRTNHILESLEFTPMPPHPVPGVSGMKSEDVLDTLQEIQGTFQRIQTLARRQKDHLKRIHKGNSTASDLQFSMPIQCTDKIDEQDEEPFSSSSRPQVDEGLPSGALASRGASPEDGHFMDDIKFPPPTDSEYEFLHSADRSVPLPMPRKDLSEPISTVLEESYSSYSVSAPVSHLLPASASHEGVRGPQQPLWNPDLTPLETSSMGSNHCTFCQATVPSNLMYSHLNSHFQTKEGD, from the exons ATGGAGCGAAACATTGGTGATCCGCTGAACAAAGCCTATGAAGCCTATCGCAACATCTCCATTGAGAATGAAAATGCCAAAAAGCTGCTACAGGAGAAG acagAGCAATTTCAACGGTATTCACAGCAGCTGGAGAAAAAGATAGAAGACCAAGAGCAGGAGATTTCAGAGCTCAAAGcacaattaaattcaattaagcTTGCTTCAG gggaaGTGAAATGTTGTGAGACTGCACaccaaaaacaggaaacagaaaggTTGTCACCTAATATTCAGTGGCCCGGCAACTCCTCCTCTTCCCACAGGACTAACCATATTCTG GAATCCTTGGAGTTTACACCAATGCCTCCCCATCCAGTACCCGGAGTTAGTGGCATGAAGAG tgaGGATGTTCTAGACACGCTTCAGGAAATCCAGGGGACTTTCCAGAGGATTCAGACTCTTGCAAGACGGCAGAAAGATCACCTGAAAAGAATACATAAAGGAAATAGTACCGCAAGTG ATCTGCAGTTCTCCATGCCCATCCAGTGCACAGATAAAATTGACGAACAAGATGAAGAgcccttctcttcctcctcaaGGCCACAGGTTGATGAGGGCTTGCCTTCAGGTGCACTAGCATCACGTGGTGCTAGCCCAGAGGACGGTCATTTTATGGACGATATTAAGTTCCCGCCACCCACAGATAGTGAATATGAATTTCTGCACAGTGCTGACAGGAGTGTACCACTTCCAATGCCCAGAAAAGACCTGTCAGAGCCCATTTCCACGGTGTTGGAGGAGTCCTACTCCTCGTACTCTGTCTCTGCTCCAGTATCACACCTGCTGCCTGCATCCGCATCACACGAAGGAGTTCGGGGACCACAACAG CCTCTGTGGAACCCTGATCTGACCCCATTGGAAACATCAAGCATGGGGTCTAATCACTGTACTTTTTGCCAGGCTACTGTTCCCAGTAACCTCATGTACAGCCACCTCAATTCACACTTCCAGACCAAAGAGGGGGATTGA
- the tank gene encoding TRAF family member-associated NF-kappa-B activator isoform X1 translates to MERNIGDPLNKAYEAYRNISIENENAKKLLQEKTEQFQRYSQQLEKKIEDQEQEISELKAQLNSIKLASGEVKCCETAHQKQETERLSPNIQWPGNSSSSHRTNHILKESLEFTPMPPHPVPGVSGMKSEDVLDTLQEIQGTFQRIQTLARRQKDHLKRIHKGNSTASADLQFSMPIQCTDKIDEQDEEPFSSSSRPQVDEGLPSGALASRGASPEDGHFMDDIKFPPPTDSEYEFLHSADRSVPLPMPRKDLSEPISTVLEESYSSYSVSAPVSHLLPASASHEGVRGPQQPLWNPDLTPLETSSMGSNHCTFCQATVPSNLMYSHLNSHFQTKEGD, encoded by the exons ATGGAGCGAAACATTGGTGATCCGCTGAACAAAGCCTATGAAGCCTATCGCAACATCTCCATTGAGAATGAAAATGCCAAAAAGCTGCTACAGGAGAAG acagAGCAATTTCAACGGTATTCACAGCAGCTGGAGAAAAAGATAGAAGACCAAGAGCAGGAGATTTCAGAGCTCAAAGcacaattaaattcaattaagcTTGCTTCAG gggaaGTGAAATGTTGTGAGACTGCACaccaaaaacaggaaacagaaaggTTGTCACCTAATATTCAGTGGCCCGGCAACTCCTCCTCTTCCCACAGGACTAACCATATTCTG AAGGAATCCTTGGAGTTTACACCAATGCCTCCCCATCCAGTACCCGGAGTTAGTGGCATGAAGAG tgaGGATGTTCTAGACACGCTTCAGGAAATCCAGGGGACTTTCCAGAGGATTCAGACTCTTGCAAGACGGCAGAAAGATCACCTGAAAAGAATACATAAAGGAAATAGTACCGCAAGTG CAGATCTGCAGTTCTCCATGCCCATCCAGTGCACAGATAAAATTGACGAACAAGATGAAGAgcccttctcttcctcctcaaGGCCACAGGTTGATGAGGGCTTGCCTTCAGGTGCACTAGCATCACGTGGTGCTAGCCCAGAGGACGGTCATTTTATGGACGATATTAAGTTCCCGCCACCCACAGATAGTGAATATGAATTTCTGCACAGTGCTGACAGGAGTGTACCACTTCCAATGCCCAGAAAAGACCTGTCAGAGCCCATTTCCACGGTGTTGGAGGAGTCCTACTCCTCGTACTCTGTCTCTGCTCCAGTATCACACCTGCTGCCTGCATCCGCATCACACGAAGGAGTTCGGGGACCACAACAG CCTCTGTGGAACCCTGATCTGACCCCATTGGAAACATCAAGCATGGGGTCTAATCACTGTACTTTTTGCCAGGCTACTGTTCCCAGTAACCTCATGTACAGCCACCTCAATTCACACTTCCAGACCAAAGAGGGGGATTGA
- the tank gene encoding TRAF family member-associated NF-kappa-B activator isoform X2 — MERNIGDPLNKAYEAYRNISIENENAKKLLQEKTEQFQRYSQQLEKKIEDQEQEISELKAQLNSIKLASGEVKCCETAHQKQETERLSPNIQWPGNSSSSHRTNHILKESLEFTPMPPHPVPGVSGMKSEDVLDTLQEIQGTFQRIQTLARRQKDHLKRIHKGNSTASDLQFSMPIQCTDKIDEQDEEPFSSSSRPQVDEGLPSGALASRGASPEDGHFMDDIKFPPPTDSEYEFLHSADRSVPLPMPRKDLSEPISTVLEESYSSYSVSAPVSHLLPASASHEGVRGPQQPLWNPDLTPLETSSMGSNHCTFCQATVPSNLMYSHLNSHFQTKEGD; from the exons ATGGAGCGAAACATTGGTGATCCGCTGAACAAAGCCTATGAAGCCTATCGCAACATCTCCATTGAGAATGAAAATGCCAAAAAGCTGCTACAGGAGAAG acagAGCAATTTCAACGGTATTCACAGCAGCTGGAGAAAAAGATAGAAGACCAAGAGCAGGAGATTTCAGAGCTCAAAGcacaattaaattcaattaagcTTGCTTCAG gggaaGTGAAATGTTGTGAGACTGCACaccaaaaacaggaaacagaaaggTTGTCACCTAATATTCAGTGGCCCGGCAACTCCTCCTCTTCCCACAGGACTAACCATATTCTG AAGGAATCCTTGGAGTTTACACCAATGCCTCCCCATCCAGTACCCGGAGTTAGTGGCATGAAGAG tgaGGATGTTCTAGACACGCTTCAGGAAATCCAGGGGACTTTCCAGAGGATTCAGACTCTTGCAAGACGGCAGAAAGATCACCTGAAAAGAATACATAAAGGAAATAGTACCGCAAGTG ATCTGCAGTTCTCCATGCCCATCCAGTGCACAGATAAAATTGACGAACAAGATGAAGAgcccttctcttcctcctcaaGGCCACAGGTTGATGAGGGCTTGCCTTCAGGTGCACTAGCATCACGTGGTGCTAGCCCAGAGGACGGTCATTTTATGGACGATATTAAGTTCCCGCCACCCACAGATAGTGAATATGAATTTCTGCACAGTGCTGACAGGAGTGTACCACTTCCAATGCCCAGAAAAGACCTGTCAGAGCCCATTTCCACGGTGTTGGAGGAGTCCTACTCCTCGTACTCTGTCTCTGCTCCAGTATCACACCTGCTGCCTGCATCCGCATCACACGAAGGAGTTCGGGGACCACAACAG CCTCTGTGGAACCCTGATCTGACCCCATTGGAAACATCAAGCATGGGGTCTAATCACTGTACTTTTTGCCAGGCTACTGTTCCCAGTAACCTCATGTACAGCCACCTCAATTCACACTTCCAGACCAAAGAGGGGGATTGA
- the tank gene encoding TRAF family member-associated NF-kappa-B activator isoform X3 produces MERNIGDPLNKAYEAYRNISIENENAKKLLQEKTEQFQRYSQQLEKKIEDQEQEISELKAQLNSIKLASGEVKCCETAHQKQETERLSPNIQWPGNSSSSHRTNHILESLEFTPMPPHPVPGVSGMKSEDVLDTLQEIQGTFQRIQTLARRQKDHLKRIHKGNSTASADLQFSMPIQCTDKIDEQDEEPFSSSSRPQVDEGLPSGALASRGASPEDGHFMDDIKFPPPTDSEYEFLHSADRSVPLPMPRKDLSEPISTVLEESYSSYSVSAPVSHLLPASASHEGVRGPQQPLWNPDLTPLETSSMGSNHCTFCQATVPSNLMYSHLNSHFQTKEGD; encoded by the exons ATGGAGCGAAACATTGGTGATCCGCTGAACAAAGCCTATGAAGCCTATCGCAACATCTCCATTGAGAATGAAAATGCCAAAAAGCTGCTACAGGAGAAG acagAGCAATTTCAACGGTATTCACAGCAGCTGGAGAAAAAGATAGAAGACCAAGAGCAGGAGATTTCAGAGCTCAAAGcacaattaaattcaattaagcTTGCTTCAG gggaaGTGAAATGTTGTGAGACTGCACaccaaaaacaggaaacagaaaggTTGTCACCTAATATTCAGTGGCCCGGCAACTCCTCCTCTTCCCACAGGACTAACCATATTCTG GAATCCTTGGAGTTTACACCAATGCCTCCCCATCCAGTACCCGGAGTTAGTGGCATGAAGAG tgaGGATGTTCTAGACACGCTTCAGGAAATCCAGGGGACTTTCCAGAGGATTCAGACTCTTGCAAGACGGCAGAAAGATCACCTGAAAAGAATACATAAAGGAAATAGTACCGCAAGTG CAGATCTGCAGTTCTCCATGCCCATCCAGTGCACAGATAAAATTGACGAACAAGATGAAGAgcccttctcttcctcctcaaGGCCACAGGTTGATGAGGGCTTGCCTTCAGGTGCACTAGCATCACGTGGTGCTAGCCCAGAGGACGGTCATTTTATGGACGATATTAAGTTCCCGCCACCCACAGATAGTGAATATGAATTTCTGCACAGTGCTGACAGGAGTGTACCACTTCCAATGCCCAGAAAAGACCTGTCAGAGCCCATTTCCACGGTGTTGGAGGAGTCCTACTCCTCGTACTCTGTCTCTGCTCCAGTATCACACCTGCTGCCTGCATCCGCATCACACGAAGGAGTTCGGGGACCACAACAG CCTCTGTGGAACCCTGATCTGACCCCATTGGAAACATCAAGCATGGGGTCTAATCACTGTACTTTTTGCCAGGCTACTGTTCCCAGTAACCTCATGTACAGCCACCTCAATTCACACTTCCAGACCAAAGAGGGGGATTGA